The Labrus mixtus chromosome 18, fLabMix1.1, whole genome shotgun sequence DNA segment cTGTAGTATACGTTCATAGTCTGATATTTAGTTCAAACACTTTTAGTTCAAAAGTGTTCTTTTTCCAATGACAGCTTAAACTGAAATGCTGACATTGAATGCAACCGACTTAAAAGATTGGACCGCTCCAAGCGCTGCTGTGTTATGTTTGAAGTCCACAcgaaatgtttatcgttgccaaggaaacaccggatgttacatcaaagaccgctgcctaaggaagcgggagctgctactgaaagctgccgtactgttgctgtgataaaaaactTCATGtgaattatacttggatacatcgtcagtaaacatattttacaaagATTTTACATCCTGTGCGTTTAATGTCAGCAGGCCGCTCACCTGTGAGACATCGTAGTTGATGTCTGCAGGGACGCCGGCGCTCCACAACTTCTGGACCACGTTGATGGCTCTGGACATCGAAGAATGCCCCACGGGCACCACCAGCGCATCACAGGAGCTCACTGatggctataaaaaaaaaaaaaaaaaaagaacaagcagTTTAGTTGAAAACCTGTCAAAAGCACAAAGAGGCAGtgagctgttaaaaaaaaagaactgctttGTAAGAAATTAGTTCTTTATTACTCTTCTCGGCCCTCACACTGCATGCTGATTTCTTGGCACATCGTTTCATATTCTCAatatgaaatacagaaaaagataCCCCTCCAAAAATAACCCAGCAGCGTCAAGCACAACACTCATAATAGTTATTAACATGTTTCTAAAAGTGGCTGTGTGGCAGCCGACTCCCGCATAAGGCATCATTAAATATGCAGCTCTGTCTGCTGCTCCTTCATCACAATAATTAGAAATTTCAgaacccagtgtgtgtgtgtgtgtgtgtgtgtgtctctcactgGCTCCTCCATGTTGGCGATAGCAGCACACACTTTGTCCAGGGCCACGCTGGCTCCCACCGCAGAGGGCACAGGCACTGTGGAAGCTGGCCCTCGAAACTCCAGGATCTAACAGCACAGAGAGcgaaacacataaaaacagcaggtgGAGTGAATCATTGTGTCGAATTAATGAAATGCAGattgaggaactgcagtatGTGTCAGatggaaggggaaaaaatggtTCGCATTCAAATGTGGAATGAAAGCTTTTTGGCCACATTtctaaaagcagatttttttttttttttttcgtcacGAAAATGAGCGCCAGTAAAACTCACCAGGTGATCGTAGCGTCCTCCAGCGGCCACTATATCAGGTACGATTCGCTTTCGTTTTCTGATGAAAGCCACAAATTGGAAGATGACCCCGGAGTGATGCTGTACCTTGTAAACTAAGCCTAAGTTGACCACCacctggagaaaaagaaaaagattggGGTAAGAAATGGGGGAAAGCTTCTAATTTTTAAGGATCCATTCAAAAGAATCCAAATCACCTGCAGTTTCACTCCCAGTCTCCGCAGCAGCATGGTGAGCTCCTCTAGGTCCTTGAGGCCCTGCTTTGCCAGCTGGGTGACAGCGGTCTTCTGTTTGGTGAGTGATGTCAGCAGTGGCGCCAAGCCCTGCAGGTCCCCCTTCTGTTCTATGTACTTGTACAGTGTCTGCAACTGGACGGAGGAGAGATCTCAGTGTTTACACGCGAGAGAGAAACGAGCTGCTGCAgtaatgattctttttttttttttacagagggCTCATGCACCCGGGTTGGACACTTACGCTGTTGGTTGACAGTGAGAAGTTGCAGAACTTTGCCTCCACCTCTCGTTTGGTCAGCTTTTCACTCTGGagcaaaaaagaagagaaagtcaTATAAAGGCTGCTATATTTGGGAAGTATTTTCTGCTTTATATGTTTATGCCAGGATATTAGAAAAAGACACGCAATGTGGATAACATCTGTGGCGCACGTGTGACCTTCACTGACCATGGCGTCACACAGTATGTTGGAGGCCTGGCTCAGTTTATCCTCTGGGACTCCACTGTGGAGCAGGATGGCCTTCAACAAGCTGGTGTGATTCAGGTAAATGTTATAGTTCCTTTCCTGGGGgccacaaaaacacacgcaaTCACACCTTTAACCCCTTTCAACAGCAATTACAGACAAAAGCAAGAGCACTACTGTACAATGAGCCTCTCAGTGAAAAATGACAGAGGTGTTCAGCTGCCCTCTCATTCTGTCTGActcacattttcttaaaagctttcacacacacaaagaaaagctgGGAGAGGACCAGGAACATTATCATTAAAAAGGATGAACAAGAGGACAGCGAGTTCATGTAACATGCACAAAAGCAGCGACTGGAGACTGACGCAGCACTGGGATATGTGGACAGGAAATGTACTGTTCTTGGAGGCAGGGAAGGAAGTGGACCAAGCTGcacaaaacagatttattatataaataataaatccagTGTAAATCTGTCAGGCTTACGCATACTTTGGTATGTTAGGAATGCAAGAGGAACGGgcgaaaaaaaagggaaaaaacaaaaacaggacagGTTGGGATGATGGCATCCGCAGGAAAAAGAACAATCATGCATCAACAAACGACTCTGTAGGAATGTGGGCAAAAATGTCATATCACTCCATCATAGAAAAACACAGGCAGTTTGTGAGTGTAACCTGGAGTGCGGGGAATTCCTGGACTATTTCAGAGATGGTGTAAATGGTCTCGGCGTCAGGTAGGAGGCTGTTAGTGACGGGTGTGATGATGTCAAAGGCACACTCCAGAAGCTCCCGCGGGTGCGCTCGATCTAGCTTCCTGGGCCGGAATACACGTTCAATGCTATACCTGGGGGAAGatcaagagaaaaacagagacggTTTGACAACAGAAAGCAGAGGTGGTTATTCTCAACATGCATGGTCTGTTTTCAGTCAACTCATATCAACCAGGCCTACTAATGATGTAGCTGAAGCTGTTGGGCTTAGAGATTCAAATATGTAATGTGAAAAATTCAATGATCCTGTCAAATAATATCACAAACCCTTCCTGATTGTTACCATAAAAATGAGAGATCCTTGATGTACAAAGGTTAAAGGTTACAAAGGATGTAACAGAATTTAGGGCATCACCATCAGTAGAATCAATTTATGAACTTTACCTCTTCAGATTGGTTATATTGTTGCGAGCGATGAATCTTGCAAACGCCATCTGAAGTAAAAAGACAGTCGGGTTAAAGTAGGTGCATTGGCATAATGACAGTGAAGTCAGAGCATACCAGGCTATAATCAATCACACAGTGGAAACAACCATTTAGTCCTCGGGGTTTCCTGAGGTAGCAGGATCTGAAGGCGGCTGCTGATTGCACCTTCACacgatgtgtgtgtttgcatgtgctgATGCAAATAGTTGTGTAATTAGAGTTGGTGTGCGAGTGCAGACAtgcacacctgtgtgtgtgtgtgtgtgtgtgtgtgtgtgtgtgtgtgtgtgtgtgtgtgtgtgtgtgtgtgtgtgttatgtgtgcacgtgtgtcAGGCTCACGCGAAGGTCATAGGGCAAAGTAACCAGCATTCCGCTGTGGTCCATGAAGCACGCCGGCTCGCTGCTGTCATACAGCTTTCTGTTCCTGGGGAGGAGCAGCGGTGTCTGGAGACGCACCgcacctgaaaacaaacataacacGTTACTGCTACATCTGCATAAGATAACATAACCCtcaccattaaaaaaatgtgtgtgagcaGATACACACTGAGCATAAACAAATAAGAGCAGCTGGACATCATCAGCAAAAGTGCACAAAAATAGACCCACCAcctgcacagaaaaaaacagtgtgcTCATTGTTTAGCTGCCACTCACTGAAGCAGATGTTGGGGTCCCTTAAAAACAGAGCCTACAGCAGGTCAGGAGTCCAAGCAGTTGGAAGAGGAGGGTCAACAAAGGCTCACGCTGACACGCACCAGACAAGCATATTGTACTCACCGTGCTTCTTGAAGATCCTGGTGATTGTTTCATGCACATACTGCTGCAATTTGGCACCGTTGAAGCTGAAGCTGCCCTGCAGGGAGAGCAAACAAGCAGCCTCTGTTAGGGATCAGGAGACATAGATTAAGCACTTACAGGCCTCCTGCTGGACCCTTACACAGACCAGATGAGAGAAGCTGCACAGAGGGGTCAGTACAGGCATTCATATGTCTGCAGTGACATCTTAAGGTGGAGTGGGGAACAACTTTTTGACCACAGCTTTACGCTTACATTACACCaatcatttcaaacctttatttaagtttcgaaaatcattgaggtttccctaatttacaatgatgtcgagatacaaatcaaaacaaacaaaaagggtacaaataaaacaatatcgTCCGCgtaaagaaacaacattgtTAATATAGATTGTAAATAATATAGGGCCCAATCACCCAAAATACTTTAAATCCTtgtatatttattgttttattttttgtgaaaatatggctaacatatttattaaatatggcCATTAATGTTTCACTTAGGCTAAAAAAAGTCAGATCTGTACCAACAACCAAGATGTGATCATTCTCAATAAATTTGAATACTTTACTTACAACATATGTTAACACTTGTTCCCGTCCTGTGTAGACAGCAAAAAACACTGGTACAACAAGTTCAGCTTAATCAGTATCCATACCTTGTGTAGGTCAATGTCGTAGGTGTAGTCCATGACAGGAGAGGGGTTCTGAGCAAACAACTGCCCCACCATGGTGCGGTACGCTTTGCCATTGATATTGGCCATCGTGTGGTGCAGCACCTCGTGCAGCTCCGAATCCTCCAGCTGAGGTGGAGGTAGCAGTTCACTCTTCAGCAGCTCCTGGGCAGTGGGCCGCAGTGCAGGGTCGTGGTTCAACAGCCACTGGATCACTTTTctctgacagaaacaaagaacacagagatttgtctattgttgaaacactgagggggaaaaaaaaaaagaaatcctctgCAGCAGTGTACCAACCTGTGTTCCTTGCTCATACGCAGTATAGTTCTCCGGGAAGATGGTCGGCTCCTGCAACGGGAAAAGAGACATCTTAGTACCACAAAGAATTACAGTGCCCAAGTAACACTGCTAAACTGGAACGCACCACACGAAGCTGGCTCAGGACAGAAATACGCTCTGCCCCCGTTGTCATGGGGTGGTAGGACATCTCAAACAGGATGATCCCCAGGCTGAACAGGTCAACTTTCtgaggagggaaagaaaggaTGAATACCACACACTTTAAAACTCAGCGGTAAGACCCTTAAATTACACTCATAATTTGAACTCTTACTTGGTTGTAGGTAGCTTTGGTGTTTCCTTGAACCTCCGGACTTACATAGAGGGCAGTGCCAACCATGCCTGTCATGTTACCTGTGGATTGGTGAAGCAAATGCCACACAAAGCGTGAGGAAAGAAAGAATATCAGACAACACAAAAATCATGTGAATGTTGTCCAACCCTCTGTACCTGCAGGGTCTGGTTTGGGCATCACTGCTGAGCCGCTCTCCTCCACCTCAAATTTACCTGCAGCCTGAGAGACAGAAACGGTTTGTTCACACGTTCATAGCATCTACACACCATGCATGAATTATACAAGTGGTAAATGACTGTTGTTTTCCCAGAAATAAGACACAGCTGCAGTGATTCAAAGTTTGAAATTAAGACCTCTGGAAAAACTCCACAGGTTGAAGCTGTTAACTGCACATTAGGGCAATGCGTACCACATTAGCAGGGTGGTCTGTAGCTAGGCCAAAGTCTCCGATCTTCACATGGTCCTGTGAGTCAAGGAAAATGTTGACAGGCTTCAGGTCCCTGTGGATCATTCCCTGAATGAGACAAATATAGATGAAGACATCTGCTTGTGAAACCATTGCTTAACTTGGTACGAGAACAAATGTTAATAATGAAAGTCTAGTTTGACCCGTGTCATTATGGGACGGTTTTGAGGCTGGTTTACTTGAAAATAGGGGTAAGTAGGGTAGAAATTGaaacaattaaaacacacaaataaaaaacctgCTCGTGGATGTAAGCAATGCCGTCCAGTATCTCCCTGAAAAGTCTCCACAAACGATTTTGATCCTGGTGCAGACCTTGATCAATGGTGTCTCTTAACGTGCTTTTTTCACAGTATTCCATCTGTCAGGAAGAGAACGCAGGCATTACGAGGTGAGGCTGGGGCCCTCTAGTGGTTAAAAGTGAGCATTACAGGGAGGCTTACTTGTATGTACAGGTGATGTGCGATGAGCAGAGATCCATCCGACTCTGTGGTGTCTGTTTCAGTTGTCTGTCTTTTGCTCGGCTCAACCTGTGAGAGGACACACCACGTTCATGACCTTGacagaacaaacaacaacaggggaataaaatatgatgaataaatacacaaaccTCTGACAAATCATCTGTGCTTTCATCGCCATTGTCAaagatgatgtcacttcctgaaTCACTGTCTGATGGCCTAGAAGCAAGAAGAAAGTATGAGTTTGTGGAGGAGAAAGTCTTAATGGACAAACTACCACgtaaaaatattaaacacatacaaaaatgAGGCCCCAAACAcatcttcctcatcatcatcatcatcctcttcatcgCTAGACTGGTGTCTGCTACATTTGGCGCTGGAGGACCTCTCTATGGAGGTGGACCATTCCACCGAGCTGGACAGGGCAGGAGGCGGGGCAATGTCCTCCACGTCATCAGGCAGGCCGAGCTCGTTGATGTGCCGCGCACACTCTTTATGCCGAGGAGATTTGTGGGCGGGGCTCCACTGCACAGAGCTGTCAGTGGTGTTGCTCAAGTCTCCCCCGGACTGCGCCTCGTGCGTCTCGTGCCGCTCGATCCACGCATTGTAGTAGCGGACGATATTCTCATGGTTTAGGCGCGAGAGCAGCGTCACCTCGCCTTTGATCCGCCTGAACTGTTTGCTGGCAGGGTTGACCTGGATGCGCTTCACAGCATAGTAACATCCGTCGAGTTTATTCTGGACCTGGGGGAGAGTTCAAATGAAAGAGCAAAGTAAGACATGAAGAAATAACCGCTCCCGCTTTCCTGCTAGCCTGAGGTCAAATCCTACCTTAATCACAGCACCGAAAGCTCCTTTTCCAAGATGCTGGAGCTCCTCAAACTCATCGAAGTAGCGAGAAAACTGCCTCTGCACCCCGGCGATGAAGGGAGCGTTGAGGATGTGACTCTGTGGGATGACTGAAGACGCAAAGTCTTCAGCCAGATCTGCAATGACAGAAAACATGGTAAGATATTTGGCTGTCCAGTTGtgaaatcagaaataaaataaatacttgtgGAATAAGTGCTGGAAGAAAGTAATGATGCTTCACCTTCTTAACAGTAAACTTTCACATCTGGTtgacacttttttccccccattgtTTGGCCGAAATAAgaaatttgaaaatgatttctATATTTCCCCATTCTCATAAATCTTTtagatttaaagattttttttaaaaatcaaagactGCCTCACTTAAACTGAACAGTTGACTTGCTGTTCAGGTTTATTCAACCATGATGTTGTACTTGCCTTTAAAAAGATGTTACGAATATACTCCCCcctcatttaaacacattacaCAAGG contains these protein-coding regions:
- the eif2ak4 gene encoding eIF-2-alpha kinase GCN2, yielding MSDQHTPTDGTDDHTVQQENELEALASIFGDDFLDLRNNDPWRVKRPPEVYLCLRPSGLNTGEECYVTVDLQVKCSPTYPDVPPELELKNAKGLSNEALQNLQTELTKLAAVRCGEVMIYELADHIQGFLSEHNKPPPSSFHEEMLKNQRRQQEKRDQEEQQRMDQRRRQEEEMEKEIIAEIQRREEEKREEKRRKEIAKQERLESMEQPVSANLLGKSPPSPSGVPPELTEARKMVANRRRTTSNSRHKRDTVNEENQRAQELLHFNSSTFGELVVHRGKLLGESQRLRRSVYNGFEANSGDFAVIYEWSLRWNRKMGKFYTSQEKGRIDNCKKQIHAAENEFNSLLRLDHPNLVHYMALSSTEKEDCLVVNMLVEHMAGTNLNQSLIAQSPVPLDKLVQYTAQLLAALDYLHSNSVVHKQLGASSVLLDSEGNVRLTDYSLSKRFADMCKEDIFEQAHVRFSEDTAMPTKTGKKGDVWNLGLMLLALSQGKEVKEYPVTVPTSLPADFQDFLHKCVCLIDAERWTTQQLLEHSFLKPPSPKNLPQYQDNSPEDLAEDFASSVIPQSHILNAPFIAGVQRQFSRYFDEFEELQHLGKGAFGAVIKVQNKLDGCYYAVKRIQVNPASKQFRRIKGEVTLLSRLNHENIVRYYNAWIERHETHEAQSGGDLSNTTDSSVQWSPAHKSPRHKECARHINELGLPDDVEDIAPPPALSSSVEWSTSIERSSSAKCSRHQSSDEEDDDDDEEDVFGASFLPSDSDSGSDIIFDNGDESTDDLSEVEPSKRQTTETDTTESDGSLLIAHHLYIQMEYCEKSTLRDTIDQGLHQDQNRLWRLFREILDGIAYIHEQGMIHRDLKPVNIFLDSQDHVKIGDFGLATDHPANVAAGKFEVEESGSAVMPKPDPAGNMTGMVGTALYVSPEVQGNTKATYNQKVDLFSLGIILFEMSYHPMTTGAERISVLSQLRVEPTIFPENYTAYEQGTQRKVIQWLLNHDPALRPTAQELLKSELLPPPQLEDSELHEVLHHTMANINGKAYRTMVGQLFAQNPSPVMDYTYDIDLHKGSFSFNGAKLQQYVHETITRIFKKHGAVRLQTPLLLPRNRKLYDSSEPACFMDHSGMLVTLPYDLRMAFARFIARNNITNLKRYSIERVFRPRKLDRAHPRELLECAFDIITPVTNSLLPDAETIYTISEIVQEFPALQERNYNIYLNHTSLLKAILLHSGVPEDKLSQASNILCDAMSEKLTKREVEAKFCNFSLSTNSLQTLYKYIEQKGDLQGLAPLLTSLTKQKTAVTQLAKQGLKDLEELTMLLRRLGVKLQVVVNLGLVYKVQHHSGVIFQFVAFIRKRKRIVPDIVAAGGRYDHLILEFRGPASTVPVPSAVGASVALDKVCAAIANMEEPPSVSSCDALVVPVGHSSMSRAINVVQKLWSAGVPADINYDVSQSQETLLEQCRLGGISFMVLVSDKEGNYMKVKSFEKDRQSEKRIPESDLVDQIVQKCRTKFFEDRNIREMSEGMSLQNPKGSLLSTTGSSEQHGSSSTNMNVNVISPEKVSASARRRYEIQIQTRLQYLGSNLQNKSNDIEVLAVDLQKETLVNFLSLEFDSEEQFNSSVKTLLSRLPKQRYLKSICDEIHNLKMAKRMAVVVLYSYKDDYYKILI